One Streptomyces fagopyri DNA window includes the following coding sequences:
- the aroH gene encoding chorismate mutase translates to MAVRAVRGAVQLERDEAGHMDERVGELLTAVLERNGLTTDDLISVWFTATPDLHSDFPAAAARKLGIVDVPLICAQELDIEGAMPRVVRILAHIESDRPRADIAHVYLGTAGALRKDIAQ, encoded by the coding sequence GTGGCGGTACGAGCGGTCCGGGGCGCCGTCCAGCTGGAACGGGACGAGGCCGGCCACATGGACGAGCGGGTCGGTGAGCTGCTCACCGCCGTCCTGGAGCGGAACGGTCTCACCACGGACGACCTGATCAGCGTCTGGTTCACGGCGACGCCCGATCTGCACAGCGACTTCCCGGCGGCCGCGGCCCGCAAGCTGGGCATCGTCGACGTACCGCTGATCTGCGCGCAGGAGCTGGACATCGAGGGCGCGATGCCCCGCGTCGTACGGATCCTCGCGCACATCGAGTCCGACCGGCCGCGTGCCGACATCGCGCACGTCTACCTGGGCACCGCGGGCGCCCTGCGCAAGGACATCGCCCAGTGA
- a CDS encoding Rieske (2Fe-2S) protein — protein MTNPPARRTVLGTGGAAALLVGCSKYGDSGGSSQASAPPATSVSPPASGAAGGTELARTSDIPVGGGKIFKDRKIVVTQPTKDEFKAFSAICTHQGCTVSTVADGTIDCPCHGSKYRITDASVAAGPATTPLPAEKITVEGNSIRLV, from the coding sequence ATGACCAACCCCCCGGCGCGGCGCACCGTTCTCGGTACGGGCGGCGCCGCCGCCCTGCTCGTGGGGTGCAGCAAGTACGGCGACAGCGGCGGCAGTTCGCAGGCGTCCGCCCCGCCGGCCACGTCCGTCTCGCCACCCGCGTCCGGTGCCGCCGGCGGCACCGAGCTCGCCAGGACGAGCGACATCCCGGTCGGCGGCGGCAAGATCTTCAAGGACCGCAAGATCGTCGTCACCCAGCCCACGAAGGACGAGTTCAAGGCCTTCTCGGCGATCTGCACCCATCAGGGCTGCACCGTGAGCACCGTCGCCGACGGCACGATCGACTGCCCCTGCCATGGCAGCAAGTACCGCATCACCGACGCCTCGGTGGCCGCCGGCCCCGCCACGACGCCGCTGCCCGCCGAGAAGATCACGGTGGAGGGAAATTCGATTCGCCTGGTCTGA
- a CDS encoding DUF6529 family protein: protein MTADPNAATQGYPVPPPVHRRPHPVRPLVHLVPALVAAAVAVGLGVYGRTHHPAGTAFNLAGFSSTSAVKSWLASTAFAFALLQLVSAFMVYGKLPGPSWAPVLHRWSGRVAFLVAVPVAVHCLYALGFQTYEPRVLWHSLLGCFFFGAFSAKMLLLRSERLPGWLLPLVGGLVFVVLTAIWLTSALWFFRTFGVTT, encoded by the coding sequence ATGACCGCGGATCCGAACGCCGCCACGCAGGGCTACCCCGTTCCGCCGCCCGTCCACCGACGCCCGCACCCGGTCCGCCCTCTCGTCCACCTCGTCCCGGCCCTGGTGGCCGCGGCGGTCGCGGTCGGCCTGGGTGTGTACGGCAGGACGCACCACCCGGCCGGGACCGCCTTCAACCTCGCGGGGTTCAGCAGCACGAGCGCGGTGAAGTCGTGGCTGGCCAGCACGGCGTTCGCCTTCGCGCTCCTCCAGTTGGTCTCGGCGTTCATGGTGTACGGGAAACTGCCGGGGCCGAGCTGGGCGCCGGTCCTGCACCGCTGGTCCGGACGGGTCGCGTTCCTGGTGGCGGTGCCCGTCGCGGTGCACTGCCTCTACGCGCTGGGCTTCCAGACGTACGAACCGCGCGTGCTGTGGCACTCGCTCCTGGGATGCTTCTTCTTCGGGGCATTCAGTGCCAAAATGCTCCTGCTCCGCTCGGAGCGACTGCCCGGCTGGCTGCTGCCCCTGGTCGGAGGACTCGTCTTCGTGGTCCTCACCGCCATCTGGCTGACGTCGGCTCTCTGGTTCTTCCGTACGTTCGGAGTGACGACATGA
- a CDS encoding prephenate dehydrogenase, whose amino-acid sequence MRTALVIGTGLIGTSAALALVQRGVVVHLTDHDPEQARTAAALGAGTDETPTGPVDLAIVAAPPAHVAATLADAMRRGAARGYLDVASVKGGPRRELEALGLDLSAYIGSHPMSGREKSGPLAASGDLFEGRPWVLTPTRDTDTEVLNLALELVSHCRALPVVMDADAHDRAVALVSHMPHLVSSMVAARLQHAEETAVRLCGQGIRDVTRIAASDPRMWIDILSANPGPVADLLADVSADLDETVLALRALQSSDEAKRREGAGGIEDMLRRGNAGQVRVPGKHGAAPLTYETVAVLIDDQPGQLARIFADAGAAGVNVEDVRIEHATGRQAGLVQLMVEPKAVPVLSAALRDRGWALRQ is encoded by the coding sequence GTGAGGACCGCACTCGTCATCGGAACCGGTCTGATCGGCACGTCGGCGGCGCTCGCGCTCGTCCAGCGGGGCGTCGTCGTCCACCTCACCGACCACGACCCGGAGCAGGCCCGCACGGCCGCCGCGCTCGGCGCCGGCACCGACGAGACGCCCACCGGGCCCGTGGACCTCGCGATCGTCGCGGCGCCGCCGGCGCACGTGGCGGCGACGCTCGCGGACGCCATGCGGCGCGGCGCCGCGCGCGGCTACCTCGACGTGGCGAGCGTCAAGGGCGGCCCGCGCCGTGAACTGGAGGCCCTGGGCCTCGACCTCTCCGCGTACATCGGCTCGCACCCCATGTCGGGCCGCGAGAAGTCGGGCCCGCTGGCGGCGTCGGGTGATCTCTTCGAGGGCCGTCCCTGGGTGCTGACGCCCACCCGGGACACGGACACAGAGGTCCTGAACCTCGCGCTGGAACTGGTGTCGCACTGCCGCGCGCTGCCCGTCGTCATGGACGCCGACGCCCACGACCGGGCGGTCGCGCTCGTCTCGCACATGCCGCACCTGGTGTCGAGCATGGTCGCCGCGCGTCTGCAGCACGCCGAGGAAACGGCGGTACGGCTCTGCGGGCAGGGCATCCGCGACGTGACCAGGATCGCGGCCTCGGACCCCCGGATGTGGATCGACATCCTCTCCGCGAACCCGGGACCGGTCGCCGACCTCCTCGCGGACGTCTCCGCCGACCTCGACGAGACGGTCCTGGCGCTGCGTGCCCTCCAGTCCTCCGACGAGGCCAAGCGCCGCGAGGGCGCCGGCGGCATCGAGGACATGCTGCGGCGCGGCAACGCGGGCCAGGTACGGGTCCCCGGCAAGCACGGAGCCGCTCCGCTGACGTACGAGACGGTCGCCGTCCTCATCGACGACCAGCCCGGCCAGCTGGCGCGCATCTTCGCCGACGCGGGGGCGGCCGGCGTCAACGTCGAGGACGTACGCATCGAGCACGCGACGGGCCGGCAGGCGGGTCTGGTCCAGCTGATGGTCGAGCCCAAGGCGGTGCCCGTGCTGAGCGCGGCGCTGCGGGACCGGGGCTGGGCACTGCGCCAGTAG
- a CDS encoding I78 family peptidase inhibitor: MAPIPTPPAEPEDSPDSYVGMEASGAERRARERGWSSVRSLPPGAIITMEYRVGRLNFEVGGGRVIRCWKG, translated from the coding sequence ATGGCACCCATTCCCACCCCGCCCGCGGAACCCGAGGACAGCCCGGACAGTTACGTCGGGATGGAGGCGAGCGGTGCCGAGCGCCGCGCCCGTGAACGGGGCTGGTCCTCGGTGCGCTCGCTCCCGCCCGGCGCGATCATCACCATGGAGTACCGCGTGGGGCGGCTGAACTTCGAGGTCGGCGGCGGCCGGGTGATCCGCTGCTGGAAGGGCTGA
- the der gene encoding ribosome biogenesis GTPase Der, with protein sequence MNDHIQPDGSAGPAGHEHGALGDAEYADFMELAAEEGFDIEDVEGAIDEAGHGPLPVLAVVGRPNVGKSTLVNRIIGRREAVVEDKPGVTRDRVTYEAEWAGRRFKLVDTGGWEQDVLGIDASVAAQAEYAIEAADAVVFVVDAKVGATDTDEAVVRLLRKAGKPVVLCANKVDGPSGEADASYLWSLGLGEPHPVSALHGRGTGDMLDAVLEALPEAPAQTFGTAVGGPRRIALIGRPNVGKSSLLNKVAGEDRVVVNEVAGTTRDPVDELIELGGITWKFVDTAGIRKRVHLQQGADYYASLRTAAAVEKAEVAVILIDASETISVQDQRIVTMAVEAGRAIVLAFNKWDTLDEERRYYLEREIETELLQVAWAPRVNVSAQTGRHMEKLVPAIETALDGWETRVPTGRLNAFLGELVAAHPHPVRGGKQPRILFGTQAGTKPPRFVLFASGFIEHGYRRFIERRLREEFGFEGTPIHISVRVREKRGANKKK encoded by the coding sequence ATGAACGACCACATTCAGCCCGACGGCTCGGCCGGCCCGGCCGGGCACGAGCACGGGGCGCTTGGCGATGCCGAGTACGCGGACTTCATGGAGCTCGCCGCGGAAGAGGGCTTCGACATCGAGGACGTCGAGGGCGCGATCGACGAGGCGGGCCACGGCCCGCTGCCCGTCCTCGCCGTCGTCGGCCGCCCGAACGTCGGCAAGTCGACCCTGGTGAACAGGATCATCGGCCGCCGCGAGGCCGTCGTCGAGGACAAGCCCGGTGTCACCCGCGACCGGGTCACCTACGAGGCCGAGTGGGCGGGCCGCCGTTTCAAGCTCGTCGACACGGGCGGCTGGGAGCAGGACGTCCTCGGCATCGACGCGTCCGTCGCCGCGCAGGCCGAGTACGCGATCGAGGCGGCCGACGCGGTGGTCTTCGTCGTGGACGCCAAGGTCGGCGCGACGGACACCGACGAGGCCGTCGTACGGCTGCTGCGCAAGGCCGGCAAGCCGGTCGTGCTCTGCGCCAACAAGGTCGACGGCCCGAGCGGCGAGGCCGATGCCTCGTATCTCTGGTCCCTCGGTCTCGGTGAGCCGCACCCCGTCTCGGCGCTGCACGGCCGCGGCACCGGCGACATGCTGGACGCCGTCCTGGAGGCCCTGCCCGAGGCCCCGGCGCAGACCTTCGGCACCGCGGTGGGCGGCCCCCGCCGCATCGCCCTCATCGGCCGTCCGAACGTCGGCAAGTCCTCCCTGCTGAACAAGGTGGCGGGCGAGGACCGCGTGGTCGTCAACGAGGTCGCGGGCACCACCCGTGACCCGGTCGACGAGCTCATCGAACTCGGCGGTATCACCTGGAAGTTCGTCGACACGGCGGGCATCCGCAAGCGTGTCCACCTCCAGCAGGGCGCCGACTACTACGCCTCGCTGCGGACCGCCGCCGCCGTGGAGAAGGCCGAGGTCGCGGTCATCCTGATCGACGCGTCCGAGACCATCTCCGTGCAGGACCAGCGCATCGTCACGATGGCCGTCGAGGCGGGCCGCGCGATCGTCCTCGCCTTCAACAAGTGGGACACCCTCGACGAGGAGCGCCGCTACTACCTGGAGCGGGAGATCGAGACCGAGCTCCTCCAGGTGGCGTGGGCGCCCCGGGTGAACGTCTCGGCGCAGACCGGCCGGCACATGGAGAAGCTCGTCCCCGCGATCGAGACGGCCCTGGACGGCTGGGAGACCCGGGTTCCGACCGGTCGTCTGAACGCCTTCCTCGGTGAGCTGGTCGCCGCCCACCCGCACCCGGTCCGTGGCGGCAAGCAGCCGCGCATCCTCTTCGGTACGCAGGCGGGGACCAAGCCCCCGCGGTTCGTGCTGTTCGCCTCCGGCTTCATCGAGCACGGCTACCGGCGCTTCATCGAGCGCCGGCTGCGCGAGGAGTTCGGTTTCGAGGGGACGCCGATCCACATCTCGGTCCGGGTGCGCGAGAAGCGCGGTGCCAACAAGAAGAAGTAG
- a CDS encoding helix-turn-helix transcriptional regulator, which translates to MLETSARLLRLLSLLQAHREWSGADLADRLGVTPRTVRRDVDRLRELGYPVNASPGTGGGYQLGAGAELPPLLLDDDEAVAVAVGLRTAAGQGIEGIGETSVRALAKLEQVLPNRLRRRVGALNAFTVPMLRGPRASAVDPAVLTELANACRDSERLRFEYLDHGGSPTRRTVEPHRLVCTERRWYLVAWDVERDDWRTFRVDRITPRPPHGPRCPPRTPPADDLAAYVSRGVSTGAYAVRAVVRLFVPLAEAAERVSPSTGTLEAEGEDSCVLRTGAASLDVMVVHVMLTGFEFEVLEPAALTEAVRTARGRLSRALERTAGQSPRTGDGTDRTPRIEGGSRMV; encoded by the coding sequence ATGCTGGAGACATCGGCACGACTGCTGCGGCTGCTCTCGCTGCTCCAGGCCCACCGCGAATGGTCGGGTGCCGACCTGGCGGACCGCCTCGGCGTGACACCCCGCACGGTCCGCCGTGACGTGGACCGGCTGCGCGAGCTGGGTTACCCCGTGAACGCCAGCCCGGGTACCGGAGGCGGCTACCAGCTCGGCGCCGGCGCCGAGCTGCCGCCGCTGCTCCTGGACGACGACGAGGCGGTGGCCGTCGCGGTCGGACTGCGCACGGCCGCCGGACAGGGCATCGAGGGCATCGGCGAGACGTCCGTACGGGCCCTCGCCAAGCTCGAACAGGTGCTGCCGAACCGGCTGCGCCGCCGGGTGGGCGCCCTCAACGCCTTCACGGTGCCGATGCTGCGCGGCCCGCGGGCCTCCGCGGTCGACCCGGCCGTGCTCACGGAACTCGCCAACGCCTGCCGGGACTCCGAACGGCTGCGCTTCGAGTACCTCGACCACGGCGGCTCCCCGACCCGCCGCACCGTCGAACCGCACCGTCTGGTCTGCACCGAACGCCGCTGGTACCTGGTCGCCTGGGACGTCGAGCGTGACGACTGGCGCACGTTCCGGGTGGACCGCATCACGCCCAGGCCGCCGCACGGACCGCGCTGCCCACCGCGTACCCCGCCGGCGGACGACCTGGCCGCCTATGTCTCCCGGGGTGTCTCCACGGGCGCGTACGCCGTGCGGGCGGTGGTGCGGCTGTTCGTTCCCCTGGCGGAGGCGGCCGAGCGGGTCTCGCCGTCGACGGGCACGCTGGAGGCCGAGGGCGAGGACAGCTGTGTCCTGCGCACCGGAGCCGCGAGTCTCGACGTGATGGTGGTCCACGTGATGCTGACGGGCTTCGAGTTCGAGGTGCTCGAACCGGCCGCGCTGACCGAAGCCGTCAGGACGGCGCGAGGACGGCTGTCCAGGGCGCTGGAGCGGACCGCCGGGCAATCGCCCCGGACGGGGGACGGGACGGACCGAACACCGCGGATCGAAGGTGGATCCCGGATGGTGTGA
- a CDS encoding LysM peptidoglycan-binding domain-containing protein: MSACADNTRKVRTTTRTTAVLAGAALLAPLGLLAATGDAAAADSGVWDRIAKCESGGNWHINTGNGYYGGLQFSAGTWRAYGGTAYASTADKASKGAQIAIASKVQNAQGWGAWPTCSARAGAYGSAPASSGTGSAATKPTHRSAAGSTSSSSASKAAPPKRRTAPARASGHTDRDMSRGGHGDYTVRSGDTLSGIASRHATTWREIYAANRAVIGGDPDLIVPGQRLDL, translated from the coding sequence ATGTCCGCATGTGCCGACAACACTCGTAAGGTCCGTACGACCACTCGTACGACGGCGGTCCTCGCCGGGGCGGCTCTGCTCGCCCCGCTCGGACTGCTCGCCGCGACCGGCGACGCCGCCGCGGCCGACAGCGGAGTGTGGGACCGCATCGCCAAGTGCGAGAGCGGCGGGAACTGGCACATCAACACCGGCAACGGCTACTACGGAGGACTCCAGTTCTCCGCCGGCACCTGGCGCGCATACGGGGGCACGGCCTACGCGTCGACCGCCGACAAGGCCTCCAAGGGCGCCCAGATAGCCATTGCCTCCAAGGTCCAGAACGCACAGGGATGGGGCGCCTGGCCCACCTGTTCGGCCCGGGCCGGAGCCTACGGAAGCGCGCCGGCGTCCTCGGGCACCGGGTCGGCCGCCACGAAGCCGACACACAGGTCGGCGGCCGGATCGACGTCCTCGTCCTCCGCGTCCAAGGCGGCACCGCCGAAGCGGCGGACGGCGCCCGCACGCGCGTCGGGCCACACGGACCGCGACATGTCGCGCGGCGGCCACGGCGACTACACGGTCCGCAGCGGTGACACCCTCAGCGGCATCGCGTCACGGCACGCGACCACCTGGCGGGAGATCTACGCGGCCAACCGGGCCGTCATCGGCGGTGATCCCGACCTGATCGTGCCCGGCCAGCGGCTCGACCTCTGA
- a CDS encoding YidB family protein produces the protein MADNDLGSLLGGLLGGGGGGGQSGGDILGSLLRSLTNGQGGGGNPLGGLMDMLTKSGLADQAQSWIGTGENKPVSGEQVAQALPSDTLHEVAARSGVSSEKAADEIAQYLPQAVDRLTPGGELPRSGASLEDLIRQQAL, from the coding sequence ATGGCGGACAACGATCTCGGCAGCCTGCTCGGCGGTCTCCTCGGCGGCGGCGGCGGTGGCGGGCAGAGCGGGGGCGACATCCTGGGTTCGCTGCTCCGCTCCCTGACCAACGGCCAGGGCGGCGGCGGCAACCCGCTGGGCGGGCTGATGGACATGCTCACGAAGTCGGGGCTGGCGGACCAGGCGCAGTCGTGGATCGGCACCGGCGAGAACAAGCCCGTCTCCGGCGAGCAGGTCGCGCAGGCACTGCCCTCCGACACCCTCCACGAGGTCGCCGCCCGCAGCGGGGTCAGTTCGGAGAAGGCCGCGGACGAGATCGCCCAGTACCTGCCGCAGGCGGTCGACAGGCTGACCCCGGGCGGCGAGCTGCCGCGGTCCGGCGCCTCGCTGGAGGACCTCATCAGGCAGCAGGCGCTCTGA
- a CDS encoding nucleotidyltransferase domain-containing protein, protein MHSEALVRDHTIYSCVMGSRAFGLATDDSDTDRRGVFLAPTPLFWRLDKPPTHVEGPADEQFSWELERFCVLALRANPNILECLHSPLVEYADDTGRALLALREAFLSRRAHETFARYAQGQHRKLEADVRRHGAPRWKHAMHLLRLLMTSRDLLRTGTLTIDVGDQREPLLAVKRGEVPWPRFEAWMSRLGAEADEAGARSPLPAEPDHARVEDFLVGARRASAGRADPDVREAHPDDEVVQGVVRGRGVRQP, encoded by the coding sequence ATGCATTCCGAGGCCCTGGTACGCGACCACACGATCTACTCCTGCGTGATGGGGTCGCGTGCCTTCGGCCTGGCCACCGACGACAGCGACACGGACCGCCGGGGCGTGTTCCTCGCCCCGACCCCGCTGTTCTGGCGCCTCGACAAGCCGCCGACGCACGTAGAGGGCCCGGCCGACGAGCAGTTCAGCTGGGAACTGGAACGGTTCTGCGTCCTCGCGCTGCGCGCCAATCCGAACATCCTGGAGTGCCTCCACTCCCCCCTCGTCGAGTACGCCGACGACACGGGCCGCGCCCTGCTGGCCCTGCGCGAGGCGTTCCTGTCCCGCCGGGCCCACGAGACGTTCGCCCGCTACGCGCAGGGCCAGCACAGGAAACTGGAGGCCGACGTCCGCCGGCACGGCGCCCCGCGCTGGAAGCACGCGATGCACCTGCTCCGCCTCCTCATGACCTCCCGCGACCTGCTGCGCACCGGCACCCTGACCATCGACGTCGGCGACCAGCGCGAACCGCTGCTCGCCGTGAAGCGGGGTGAGGTCCCCTGGCCCCGCTTCGAGGCGTGGATGAGCCGCCTGGGGGCCGAGGCGGACGAGGCCGGCGCGCGCAGTCCCCTGCCGGCCGAGCCGGACCACGCCCGCGTCGAGGACTTCCTGGTCGGCGCGCGCCGCGCCTCAGCCGGCCGCGCCGACCCCGACGTCCGCGAGGCGCACCCGGACGACGAAGTCGTGCAGGGCGTCGTGCGCGGACGGGGCGTCCGGCAGCCCTGA
- a CDS encoding nucleotidyltransferase domain-containing protein, whose translation MIDDVLDIDLSGVVAEQPDPVLFATVSGAHLYGFPSRDSDVDLRGVHLLPAAELVGLREPEETRSRMWDRDGVEMDLVTHDLRKFVRLMLRRNGYVLEQLLSPLVVHTGEAHRELVSLVPGVLTRHHAHHYRGFATTQWRLFGRTGELKPLLYTFRVLLTGIHLMRSGEVRADLRALVAEAGAPPYLPDLMAAKAEREHGAADVDHARVADDVARLHALLDAAQRTSGLPDAPSAHDALHDFVVRVRLADVGVGAAG comes from the coding sequence ATGATCGACGACGTCCTGGACATCGACCTCTCCGGGGTGGTGGCCGAGCAGCCCGACCCGGTGCTGTTCGCCACCGTCTCCGGGGCACATCTGTACGGTTTCCCCTCGCGCGACTCGGACGTCGACCTGCGGGGCGTGCACCTGCTGCCGGCGGCCGAACTGGTCGGACTGCGCGAGCCGGAGGAGACCCGGTCGCGGATGTGGGACCGGGACGGCGTCGAGATGGACCTCGTCACCCACGACCTGCGCAAGTTCGTACGGCTGATGCTGCGGCGCAACGGCTATGTGCTGGAGCAGCTGCTCTCGCCCCTGGTCGTGCACACCGGCGAGGCCCACCGCGAGCTGGTCTCGCTCGTCCCGGGCGTCCTGACCCGTCATCACGCCCACCACTACCGGGGGTTCGCGACGACACAGTGGCGGCTGTTCGGGAGGACCGGTGAACTCAAGCCGCTGCTCTACACGTTCCGGGTGCTGCTCACCGGCATCCATCTGATGCGCAGCGGCGAGGTGCGGGCCGATCTGCGCGCACTCGTGGCGGAGGCGGGCGCTCCCCCGTATCTGCCGGATCTGATGGCGGCGAAGGCGGAGCGGGAGCACGGGGCCGCGGACGTCGACCACGCGCGCGTGGCGGACGACGTGGCGCGGCTGCACGCCCTGCTGGACGCGGCGCAGCGGACCTCAGGGCTGCCGGACGCCCCGTCCGCGCACGACGCCCTGCACGACTTCGTCGTCCGGGTGCGCCTCGCGGACGTCGGGGTCGGCGCGGCCGGCTGA
- a CDS encoding lysophospholipid acyltransferase family protein: MRRHPRRGEAGRQVTAPSERGAEIGRRIGVGLMYGLWKPRVLGAWKVPATGPAILAVNHSHNIDGPMVMGVAPRPTHFLIKKEAFIGPLDPFLLGIGQVKVDRTTTDRTAITQALGVLSAGGVLGIFPEGTRGEGDFASLRAGLAYFAVRSGAPIVPVAVLGSSGKSSRLTKGLPPLRSRVDVVFGDPFEAGDGSGRRTRKALDEATTRIQKQLSAHLDHARRLTGRPETAGRPTGH, from the coding sequence GTGCGTCGTCACCCTCGTCGAGGAGAAGCGGGCCGCCAAGTGACCGCACCCTCCGAGAGGGGCGCCGAGATCGGGCGCCGTATCGGCGTCGGCCTGATGTACGGCCTGTGGAAGCCGCGGGTGCTCGGCGCCTGGAAGGTCCCCGCGACCGGCCCGGCGATCCTCGCCGTGAACCACTCCCACAACATCGACGGACCGATGGTGATGGGCGTGGCACCGCGGCCCACGCACTTCCTGATCAAGAAGGAAGCGTTCATCGGCCCTCTCGACCCCTTCCTGCTCGGTATCGGGCAGGTCAAGGTCGACCGCACGACCACGGACCGCACCGCGATCACCCAGGCCCTCGGCGTCCTCTCGGCCGGCGGGGTGCTCGGCATCTTCCCCGAGGGCACCCGCGGTGAGGGAGACTTCGCCTCGCTGCGCGCCGGGCTCGCCTATTTCGCGGTCCGCAGCGGCGCCCCGATCGTCCCGGTGGCGGTACTGGGAAGTTCCGGGAAGAGCAGCCGGTTGACCAAGGGTCTCCCGCCGCTGCGCAGCCGGGTCGATGTCGTCTTCGGAGACCCCTTCGAGGCGGGCGACGGCAGCGGGCGGCGTACGCGCAAGGCGCTGGACGAGGCGACCACGCGCATCCAGAAGCAGCTGAGCGCCCACCTGGACCACGCCAGGCGTCTGACCGGACGCCCGGAAACCGCCGGGCGCCCCACCGGGCACTAG
- a CDS encoding phosphatase PAP2 family protein produces the protein MRTERNLTRLDRVFARLDREPERPAHIDVPKMSRHRVVLFGATLAFYVAIVWAVAITSWLVRFDWQVMFFRPYQQWPEIHAFLDYYVVLGQRGPTAVMVAAWLGWRSWRQHTLRPLLTLGASLLLLNITVGAAKLGMGRLGPHYAITIGSNEMGLGGDIFPSGHTANAVVTWGILAYLASTPGARRWLSALSAVTSLGVGLTTVYLGTHWLSDVLLGWAAGLLILLALPWCEPLIAHAEAGIFTLRDAWRSRRGRTAPAPADAPVGVPVGAPVLVKQHGPVDEEMPARETVAAARSPRGPVHLAPGPHLARSERTPVTPAGSRRPPHPDRAARATTTTASARPAAGG, from the coding sequence GTGCGTACCGAACGAAACCTCACCCGTCTGGACCGGGTCTTCGCCCGGCTGGACCGTGAGCCGGAACGACCGGCCCACATCGATGTGCCGAAGATGAGCAGGCACAGGGTTGTGCTCTTCGGAGCCACCCTGGCCTTCTACGTGGCCATCGTGTGGGCCGTGGCGATCACTTCGTGGCTGGTCCGGTTCGACTGGCAGGTCATGTTCTTCCGGCCCTATCAACAGTGGCCGGAGATCCACGCGTTCCTCGACTACTACGTGGTGCTCGGCCAACGCGGCCCCACCGCCGTGATGGTGGCGGCCTGGCTCGGCTGGCGCTCGTGGCGGCAGCACACCCTCCGCCCGCTGCTGACGCTGGGCGCCTCGCTGCTGCTGCTGAACATCACGGTCGGCGCCGCCAAGCTCGGCATGGGCCGCCTCGGACCGCACTACGCCATCACGATCGGCTCGAACGAGATGGGTCTTGGCGGCGATATATTTCCTTCGGGTCACACCGCGAACGCCGTGGTGACCTGGGGAATTCTGGCCTATCTGGCCTCGACCCCGGGGGCGCGGCGCTGGCTGTCCGCCCTGTCCGCCGTGACCTCGCTCGGGGTCGGCCTCACCACCGTCTATCTCGGTACGCACTGGCTGAGCGACGTACTGCTGGGCTGGGCCGCCGGCCTGCTGATCCTTCTCGCGCTGCCCTGGTGCGAGCCTCTGATCGCCCACGCCGAGGCCGGGATCTTCACGCTGCGCGACGCCTGGCGTTCCCGCCGCGGCCGTACGGCGCCCGCTCCGGCCGATGCTCCCGTCGGCGTCCCGGTCGGCGCGCCCGTCCTCGTCAAGCAGCACGGCCCCGTGGACGAAGAGATGCCGGCGCGCGAGACCGTGGCCGCCGCGCGCTCGCCCCGGGGACCCGTCCACCTGGCGCCCGGACCGCACTTGGCCCGCTCGGAGCGCACCCCGGTCACCCCGGCCGGCAGCCGCCGGCCTCCGCACCCGGACCGCGCGGCACGCGCCACGACCACCACGGCCTCGGCCCGGCCCGCCGCGGGCGGCTGA
- the cmk gene encoding (d)CMP kinase: MENGAARTAPAVIVAIDGPSGTGKSSTSKAVAAQLGLSYLDTGAQYRAITWWMVSNGIDVTDPTAIAAVAGKPEIVSGTDPSAPAISVDGTDVAGPIRTQEVTSKVSAVSAVPEVRARITELQRSIAAGAEYGIVVEGRDIGTTVLPDADLKIFLTASPEARAARRSGELKGADVRATREALLKRDAADSSRKTSPLAKADDAVEVDTSDLTLQQVIECVVTLVEEKRAAK; the protein is encoded by the coding sequence GTGGAAAACGGCGCCGCCCGGACCGCCCCGGCAGTGATTGTCGCCATCGACGGCCCCTCCGGCACGGGCAAGTCGAGCACCTCCAAGGCCGTGGCCGCGCAGCTGGGCCTCAGCTACCTGGACACGGGCGCGCAGTACCGGGCGATCACCTGGTGGATGGTGAGCAACGGCATCGACGTCACGGACCCGACGGCGATCGCCGCCGTGGCGGGCAAGCCGGAGATCGTCTCCGGCACCGACCCGTCCGCGCCGGCCATCTCGGTCGACGGGACCGACGTCGCGGGGCCGATCCGCACCCAGGAGGTCACCTCCAAGGTCAGCGCGGTCAGCGCGGTGCCCGAGGTGCGCGCCCGGATCACCGAGCTGCAGCGTTCGATCGCCGCGGGCGCGGAGTACGGCATCGTCGTCGAGGGCCGGGACATCGGCACCACGGTGCTGCCCGACGCCGATCTGAAGATCTTCCTCACCGCCTCCCCGGAGGCGCGTGCCGCCCGCCGCAGCGGTGAGCTGAAGGGCGCCGACGTCCGGGCGACGCGCGAGGCCCTCCTGAAGCGGGACGCGGCCGACTCCAGCCGCAAGACCTCCCCGCTCGCCAAGGCGGACGACGCGGTCGAGGTGGACACCTCCGATCTCACGCTCCAGCAGGTCATAGAGTGCGTCGTCACCCTCGTCGAGGAGAAGCGGGCCGCCAAGTGA